One Portunus trituberculatus isolate SZX2019 chromosome 7, ASM1759143v1, whole genome shotgun sequence genomic window carries:
- the LOC123519276 gene encoding uncharacterized protein LOC123519276 — protein sequence MSLPPSHPLITLYTTSGVDQHSPVWFPGARQPLFVRALLAHAILDLPPPPPQPISPHSPLPPWLDISDKINLHLPGLPPTHGSAGVLAPTLFLQLDRTLYHHHLRIYTDGSHSPSPSSTAAAIYLPASSTCTTWRLPPDTDVLTAELYALQQALNHLTTLSSTGSAVIYTDSLSSLHLLQSRHPTSSTFLVHSIQRTLLQLPTMGWGVTLQWVPSHSGIRGNEVADAAAKMGLSEVNITPLPLPLATAKRIISRKCHFTWDTSLNTALLTTSLGQYRCNSSPQPWMRQQSRALDVALTRLRLGHTRLTGLVTCTCPLTHTAHGAGLYPKPSNTSFSTAHAFTLTVLCYVPDSLPWTWQHSTCPPCWRQQAFTRHGNPLSSASPVPSSKRLISCHPCDNITGLLQGS from the coding sequence ATGAGCCTAcctccctcacatcctctcatcaCTCTATACACCACCTCTGGAGTGGATCAGCACTCACCTGTATGGTTTCCTGGTGCCAGGCAACCACTGTTTGTGAGAGCTCTCCTAGCTCATGCCATCCTAGActtgcctccaccacctccacaacccatcagcccacactcaccactaccaccctggCTGGACATCTCAGACAAGATCAACCTGCACCTTCCTGGCCTCCCTCCCACTCATGGTTCTGCTGGTGTCCTAGCTCCCACCCTCTTTCTACAGCTGGACAGAaccttataccaccaccacctcagaatATATACTGATGGCTCCCACTCCCCTTCACCCTCTTCCACAGCTGCAGCCATCTATTTACCTGCATCCTCTACCTGCACGACGTGGAGGCTCCCACCAGACACCGATGTCCTGACAGCGGAACTCTATGCCCTTCAGCAAGCCCTCaaccacctcaccacactctCCTCTACAGGCTCAGCAGTTATTTATActgactccctctcctccctgcacCTCCTTCAATCCCGCCATCCAACCTCATCCACCTTCCTCGTTCACTCCATCCAGCGGACGCTGCTACAGCTTCCCACTATGGGTTGGGGGGTAACCCTACAGTGGGTTCCATCCCACTCAGGCATCCGAGGAAACGAGGTTGCCGATGCTGCGGCCAAGATGGGCTTGTCGGAGGTAAACATCActccgctccctctccctctcgccacCGCCAAGCGCATTATCTCCAGAAAATGTCACTTCACCTgggacacctccctcaacactGCTCTCCTCACCACTTCTCTGGGCCAGTATAGGTGTAATTCCTCCCCACAACCCTGGATGCGACAGCAGTCCCGTGCACTAGACGTCGCCCTCACCCGTCtacgcctgggccacaccagaCTCACTGGTCTGGTCACCTGCACCTGTCCCCTGACCCATACTGCCCATGGTGCAGGACTGTACCCGAAACCATCGaacacttccttctccactgcCCACGCTTTCACTCTCACCGTGTTGTGCTACGTTCCCGACTCCTTGCCCTGGACGTggcaacattcgacctgcccaccctgctgGCGGCAGCAGGCGTTCACCCGTCACGGCAACCCACTGTCATCCGCCTCACCTGTGCCTTCCTCAAAAAGACTGATCAGCTGTCACCCCTGTGATAACATCACGGGCCTCCTCCAGGGCTCATAG